The genomic DNA AAATCCGTTATATAGAAGACGGTGACAAATGAAATCGATTTGAAGGTTGAGTCACACCCACTTTCCATGGCCGATATATTCCCCATATACTGGCTGATATAGCTTATAAAAGATAAAACAACTAGGCATACTGAAATATGTCTCATCTATACGGAAGAAATAGTGAGGGATAATGAACGATTTCGAAAGATAATTGCAAACGGTCAATTCGATCTTAGCTTTGTTTCGACGCCCGAAGCCTAAATAACCTGATGGCATCCAAAGTTGAGTTTATTCATGTACTAACtagtttaattttattctttCCAAACAGAGCTTAGAGACTGTAATGCATCGTATGTAATaaatgaaatcaattttttaGTGCGAAAAATTATTCATTACAGCGACTGTACTTTTGTACATCATAAGCAAAACGTTTACTCAAAGCCTACAAATATACTAAACAGATGAACATTATTTAACAACCTAAATGGATTTTTTGCTCACACACACCCAATGTTCATGGTTTATTTGTATTAGCTTGTAATCAAAAAGCCTTAATTTTTGATAAGACGTCAAGGTACATATGTACTCACCGCGCCTGCTGTCATTCACAAATCATAATCTTGATCTATAAACAAACTGACGGCCTTATTATGCCAAGTACATACTGCTCACTAATTCAATCATATCTAATCataaatttaatcaaatcaATAAGACTTAAGCAAATAGATAAAGCATAGAACAATTGTAATATTAACTGATTGTCAAGTCCAAACGGTAAAGTGTATCTCGACATTTATGGCGCTTCTAAATCATTATTCCATGTAAGGCTCGTAAATCATGCTATCATAATATCAATTACTAGCTTACATTAATTGGCTTTGTCTGCATTGGCATTTCGAATATATTGACATGATGACACTTTCGTATAAATAGTGCTGTCACTACCGCAGacaatttaaatcaaatcaatCATTTCATCGAAAATGCAGATCTTCGTAGTATTCGCTCTGGCTATTGCCAGTGTCAGCGCAGCCAATTTGGACGCTATTGCGCAGCCTGGCTTTGCATCAGGACGTATCATCAATGGCTACGAGGCTCAGAAGGGTGAGGCTCCATACATCGTCTCACTGAAGTCGGGTTCGCATTTCTGTGCTGGTTCAATCATCGATGAAAACTGGGTACTCACTGCTGCTCACTGTCTTGTCTACAACAATTTTGAAGTGGTCGCCGGTTTACATTCCCGCAATGACGAATCCGACGTACAGGTCCGTAAGGTTACAAGCAAGTCGCAGTATATCGTACACGAAGGTTATGGCGGTGGTGTCGGTCCCAACGATATTGGTCTCATCCATATTCCCGATGGCTTCGATTTGAATGCGCTCTCGCGTGATGGTGTAGCTCCTGTTAACAAAGTGTCCTTGCCATCTGGCAAATATGAGAGCACTGGTGATGGCAGACTCTTCGGTTGGGGACGTGATAATTCTGGTTATTTGCCAAATGTTTTGCAGACATTGGATGCCAATATTATTGGTTACTCGGAATGCAAAGCGGCTCTGCCCTTCTTGGCACCCATTAAGAATGTGAACATTTGCTCTTACAATGTTGGAACCACCGATGGTGCTTGCAATGGTGATTCTGGTGGCCCATTGGTGCGTTACACTTCCGAAGGTGCTGAGCAGGTCGGTATCGTATCATGGGGATACACTCCCTGTGCCACTACCAAATACCCCTCGGTCTACACTAGCGTCAGTGCTTACAAGAAATGGATCAATGAGAAGATCAACGCCTAGATATTGGTTCTGAACGACACGTATTTCAATAAAGACAACTCAtcataattaaaaagtaataatctTGTGGCTTAATCTATTTTATGAATTCAAACTAGAAATAAAAGGGTTAAGCAGATTCGAGATAGGCTACGGTAGAAAAGATATTTCACAAAAGACTGTAGGTAAGAGGCCAATTATAATCTTCATTATTGAGGATCAGCCctaaaacttaacttaactcAACGTGATCTGCCGGTCAGCAAAATAGGTAGATTGTTTTGACGATTTTTGGATGGTCTTATGTCGGTGGCACTATTTAatccattttcaaaaaattttaaatatttttgatgtaTATGAAGTGTCTTGTTTATAACTGATGCTCACGAAATACTGTTTCATCTtggattttaaatttaacataatCTTGGCAACAGTTGTCAAACTATTAatggtttttaatataattgataTCTGACTCTCCTActcgttttcgtttttttttttttaaatgaaatcgcCGGAAGTTGTTTTAACAATTTAGTATCTACAAATGTACTTGTTAAGCTACGCCGCTATGGCAATACGATCAAGCGTATACCCGTTATCTCTAAAAAactcaacaaattttattttctgtacAGTAAACTGGTCTCTTTTTTCCAAAACTAAGAAGAATAAGAAGTAAGAAGTATATCATCTGAAGCCAGTACGATGAGATGAGTAATTTATATAGAACTCTCCAGAGCACgcatgattaaaattttttcataattaaaaaaaaaaactataatcaAACCAACTTGTTATAAGGTACTATTAAATTAAgggaaagagatgaaaattacGATTCACACTATAGAAACATGACTAAAATGGTATAGGTCCAACAATTAtgaagttttcaaaataaaatttcgttttGCGTCCTAAGTGCAAATATtagttcaaattttcaaaaactaatCTCTTTCCGATTACCACATGTTCgggaaataatttgaaatatacTAACTGAACCAGGAGTCAATAGTTTGCCCATTTACTGAGTATACTTAGAATTAAAATGACCAGAGGAGTTCAGATTTATTATCGTTCATTGTCTCTAACATAACGATACCAAGACTAATATTACAATGATAAAAGATTATATTCTAAAAACCTACAAGAGTAGGgattatttaaaagtttattcCATGTTAGAATTCATATCACTTTAGAGCATTAGAATGAATCCTCACAACAAATTTCTTCATTAATTAAAGTACTACTCGTAGgctacttaaaatatatacaaaaacggttactataaattacaacaaaaaaaaatatatttatattgaaaacataaataaaaaagggcAACTCAAATCAAATTAATAACCGACATTGATACCTTATCAACTATGCTACTAATCCTTGATGATTTACTGTTGAAAACAGAATGGACAGATATACGATTTGTAATCAGCAACAAAAATCTTTCACCGTCATAcgctgataaaaaaaatttagggcAGGattcatttttttgttgttgaaaatCTGATAAGTGGTCGCCTTGACCATGATTCGACATTCGTATAAATACACCAGCAATTGCAATCAAACTTCAAACCAAActaaacattcaataaaaaatgcagATCTTCGTCGTTTTCGCTCTGGCTATTGCCAGTGTCAGCGCAGCCAATTTGAACGCTGTTGCGCAGCCTGGCTTTGCATCAGGACGTATCATCAATGGCTACGAGGCTCAGAAGGGTGAGGCTCCATACATCGTCTCACTGAAGTCGGGCTCCCATTTCTGTGCTGGTTCAATCATCGATGAAAACTGGGTACTCACTGCTGCTCACTGTCTAGTCTACAACAAATTTGAGGTGGTCGCCGGTTTGCATTCCCGCAATGACCAATCTGAGGTCCAGATCCGTAAGGTTAAAAACAAGTCGCAGTATATCATACATGAAGGTTATGGCGGTGGTGTCGGTCCCAACGATATTGGTCTCATTTATATTCCCGATGGTTTCAACTTGAATGCGCTCTCGCGTGATGGTGTAGCTCCTGTTAACAAAGTGTCTTTGCCATCTGGCAAATATGAGAGCACTGGTGATGGCAAACTTTTCGGTTGGGGACGTGATAATTCTGGTTCTTTGCCAAATGTTTTGCAGACATTGGATGCCAATATTATTGGTTACTCGGAATGCAAAGCTGCTCTGCCCTTCTTGGCACCCATTAAGAATGTGAACATTTGCTCTTACAATGTTGGAACCACCGATGGTGCTTGCAATGGTGATTCTGGTGGCCCATTGGTGCGTTACACTTCCGAAGGTGTTGAGCAGGTCGGTATCGTATCATGGGGTTACAATCCATGTGCCACTACCAAATACCCCTCGATCTACACTAGCGTCAGTGCTTACAAGAAATGGATCAGTGATAAGATCAACGCCTAAATTGTGCTAATATCAATAAATAACGaacatatatattaaacaaggtgttttaattgcaaatataaGTAGGTCTTATACGATTATAAGACTTTCGGTGTGTTTTGTTTGGAGCTTGTGTTTGATTTGCCGTagaaacttttactttttttgtggTACGATGCGTTGgcgctttttatactctcgcaacctgttgctacagagtataatagttttgttcacctaacggttgtttgtatcacctaaaactaatcgatttagatatagggttatatatatatataaatgatcaggatgaagagacgagttgaaatccgggactgtctgtccgtccgtccgtctgtctgtccgtgcaagctgtaacttgagtaaaaattgagatatctttatgaaacttggtagacatgtttcctggtaccgtgagacggttggtattgcagacggGCATAATcgtaccactgccacgcctacaaaacgccattaatcaaaaacaaataaattgccataactaagctccgcaataagatacttgactgttatttggtacacaggataacattagggaggggcatctgcagttaaaatttttttttaaagtaggcgtggtcccgcctctaataggttaaatgtgcatatctcctaaaccgctaatgttataataacaaaattcactggaagctaattttttttagaacccctacccacagtgtgaaaataattaaaatggggtggcaactccgcccactccccatataacggtactgttaaaaactactaaaagcacgataaatcaagcactaaacacgccagagacattaaatttcatctctgggatggtatgagatgacttaataggaaccgcgttcaaaattagacagtgggcgtggcacagcccacttttaggtgaaaacccatatcttgggatatgcttaaccgatttcagttaaactcggtgcataacgtacttttcatatttcgatgttatagtgcgaaaatgacaaccatgcctatttcccatataacaccattttcaattccatctgattctttcactttccactatgcatattaagcaacaatgattttaTCGGGGTTAAACTTTGcctgaataatacgtttaaagtatgccaccttgtgaccaaaaattgtttaaatcgaaccaaaactgttcaagcccctaagtacttaatatgtggaccccagtgcctatagctgactttttaccgaaaatatcggtcaacatagaacaaggcggcaagatccacaaagaaatctcaaacgagtatacaatttgactttgcgagagtataaaatgttcggttacatccgaacttaaccttccttacttgttttttatttttttgaatattttgagaAGTGAGGATTTCCAAAGCAATGTTGTATATTTTTCGAAGACTGTAATTAATAGGGTTTGGCTGAAAAAGCTTCATGAAACTAATAACTTTTAACTATTTGCAAATACTTTTACATTAGTTGCCCAGTTCTTAGACTAGAGATCCTTGCTCTTTAAttaatatatgatatacatattttatggcgAATATCGGAAAAAATCGGATACTTCCTCTCAAGTTTAGGCcatacttattttaaattatttcttcatattatttaataaaattattaggaACTCAGTACTTACATCATCCCACTTGACGAACTTCTCGCCGTCTTGAAGCGCCTTCGGCACCTCCACCGGTCCAATGGAAACATATGTCGACGTGTTCAACATATTGCCAACAACactttatattcacaaatatttcgtcaaacaaaaatttttgctCCACAAATGCCGGTAATGCATTGGTGCAAGCTGAaaactcatacacacatatttataacgGCACTCATGAACACATACGAgaacaattgctgttgttgcagcttGCTTTCATTGCACCAATCGAGGTAGAGCTTTTGGGAAGCGTAATGAATAATAGCTATAAACGAGTGTTATGGCGACTATTACGAAAATTCGGTTTAAGTGTGATGCCAAATAAAATTCAGTTCATTTGCTGAAAAGTGTCGGCAGAGATAAACAGCACCAATGCAATGAAACACCAATTGTTTCAGGTTAACGACTATGCTTGGGTGGAACTTTTGTGGGTATGCCTTTGCTTCTGATGTTTCTATATTTGCTGTTGTAGCAAGAGTTTACTATTTTGTGGTGTTACTACATGGTATACTATGAGGAAGATTGGATTAAAAATTGGAActgcatatagttgccatatgtTGTTGTTCGCCGATTATCTGGAAAGAAATgagattttctttttattaatttaataataaggtttttattgcaaaataattaaaattctaattgaaatacaaaaataattgtaaaaataaaataaaaaggaatcGTCGGATTGCCTATGCCCGCCCATCCCACTGTAGATGtaagcgaactagtccctcagtttttaaactatcgacctgaaattttgcacacgcacTTTTCTTACAAAGAAGCTGTATGTCGGAATTGTctatatcgaaccactatagcattaagtTGCCATGCAAACTGGACGATCGAAAGTCagtacttgtatgaaatcttttgtatttgtgaagagtattacaGCATCGGTGCAActcaagttaacgttttttcttgttttgaagtAATTTGTTTAAACGAATTTTTCGAGTCTTTAAACTGTGGCACCTTAGACTCAAGTTTATTCTACTAACattgtttctttattattaaaaaattattattgtaaattttcaacaatgtaaaatgtatatacatatattaaatggtAACTGCAATGCCGTTATTCGTTTTATTTCGTAACACTGtcagaattaaaaattctatttcGCTCGTCTTGTTATTGCAAAGCTGTACTGCTAGGAGGATTTCTGACAGTACTTTGATGATTGACAGGCCAATTTAATGAATGAATACGAGTATAGCGAGTTCAAAGGAATATTAAACTGGATTAAAATTACATTGAAAATACTTAGCAATAATGGCAATATTTGGagtcaaagttttttttattttgaaaaaaaaagtaattttttgtgtaaatgaAACATTCCTTttcgaaatacaaaaaaacaaaacgccagatgtcaaaaaaaaaatgggtaGTTATCCGCTCTTGGGTCTACACTATGCGAGACATTCATTCGTAAGTAGTTTGCCAAATTCCGTACATATCAAACGAGCAACAAAGATGTTAAACGCTGTGAAATCCCAAAAGAGATGGacgaaagcagaaaaaaaaatttaaatgtacttcatttaataatgtatgtatgtatgtatatgtatgtataatatatgcaaaatacaTGCCACTTGGCTTCATAGTCAAGATCAATGCGCCGTgtttcaaatcaataaaaaacgatggcaaattttattttatgtacttCGATGTCCACAATGTTCACCGAAGCTGCGACAATTCCTGACCTCAGACCTGATGAGAAGGGTCTCCAAGACTCCGATCTATTTTGAGGCAAACGACAAATCAGTGAAAACGATAGAAAATGACAacggatttttttaaaaagtctttTCCGATCATATTATCAGCAACTGTCACCTCATTCATGGGAAGGGCATTTTACAAATTCACAATAGCAAAATCTTACTTAGATCTCACCTCAAGTATATGGACAGATGTATcaattataatgaaatataacATGATTATGTCTTGCCACAAATATCTCACTAACCAGAGAACACATTACATTTCTTTGATGTTTACGAAGGCAGTTAATGCGTTTGTATGAGTGTTTGCCTCTCACGCATTTAAAAAAACTACCAACCAATAAAAGCAAATTATTTGCATCCTCCggtactttttattatttcatagcgGCGTGAGAAAACGtgagcacacatatacacaaaatcatccacacatacatgcatataaaaacaaatagcaaAAGGTACAAGCTAAGGAATTTAGATGATGCTATATACACTCTTAGGAGGGATTTTAACTTATGAATAACTATGTTTTGAGCTAGGCGCCAGCACCAATACATTAAAAGCATATTGCAATGTGACGACAGGATGTCAGGAAGCCAAAGTAATAAAATCATGGCACGACAATGTAAAACTTTGTAAATTACCGCATCCACTGTTGTACGCCGCGCCCACCATTCCCGGTCAATCACGAATTTTAGCATCATCGTCATTACTATGCGTAAGGAGGCAAGGGTAGAGTGTAGCAGAATGCTGCGTGCGTCAAACAGCTTCACAGGCGGTCACTGTGCTTTCTGCTGCGGATGGAAGTGAAGGTGGTGGTGACGTTTGAGCCTTGTAGCCTTTTGCTAACGCATGTTTGCTACTTTAACGGCAGATGCAAAGTGTAAAACGTTGGCTCGTCGGTACGGTAGTGGAATGTCTCAAAGAGCGAAACCa from Bactrocera oleae isolate idBacOlea1 chromosome 3, idBacOlea1, whole genome shotgun sequence includes the following:
- the LOC106619842 gene encoding lectizyme-like encodes the protein MQIFVVFALAIASVSAANLDAIAQPGFASGRIINGYEAQKGEAPYIVSLKSGSHFCAGSIIDENWVLTAAHCLVYNNFEVVAGLHSRNDESDVQVRKVTSKSQYIVHEGYGGGVGPNDIGLIHIPDGFDLNALSRDGVAPVNKVSLPSGKYESTGDGRLFGWGRDNSGYLPNVLQTLDANIIGYSECKAALPFLAPIKNVNICSYNVGTTDGACNGDSGGPLVRYTSEGAEQVGIVSWGYTPCATTKYPSVYTSVSAYKKWINEKINA
- the LOC106619843 gene encoding lectizyme produces the protein MQIFVVFALAIASVSAANLNAVAQPGFASGRIINGYEAQKGEAPYIVSLKSGSHFCAGSIIDENWVLTAAHCLVYNKFEVVAGLHSRNDQSEVQIRKVKNKSQYIIHEGYGGGVGPNDIGLIYIPDGFNLNALSRDGVAPVNKVSLPSGKYESTGDGKLFGWGRDNSGSLPNVLQTLDANIIGYSECKAALPFLAPIKNVNICSYNVGTTDGACNGDSGGPLVRYTSEGVEQVGIVSWGYNPCATTKYPSIYTSVSAYKKWISDKINA